The genomic interval GGAAGGCACTCACTCCCCCACCTATGAGCATCGCCGCCGCTGCCACCGCCACCGTCAAGCCCCTCATCCCGCCCTCCTGGCACCCCGTGCCGCCACGCCCATGGCGCCGGGTGTTCATCCGGCTCCAACGAGGGAGCACCCAAGCAGACGGCATGCCAGTTCGCCCGCGGGTGTGGGGGGAGTGTGCCTCCTTAGATCCACGGCCGCGGCAACATCCCGGCTCGCCAAGCGACCGCACGCGGGCCAGAAAAAATGCCCGGAAGTGGGAACCGGGCTTCCTGTGAAAAACACCGGGTTGCCGGTGGGAAGCCACGTTCCTAGGTTGGGCCCGTTGCGCCACGGGCGAGGGGAGGTGGGTCGCGTGTATTGGACGATGGGGATGATCCTTCTGGTGTTGTGGTGCCTGGGACTGACGGCGGGTTCCACCGAGGGCGACTGGATTCACCTGTTCCTGCTCTTCGCGCTGGTGGCCCTCGTGCTGGGCGTGGTGTCGCGGGGGCGCCGGGCGGCGGCGACATGAGCGGCGGAGGACTGGAGGCGGAGGGCGTGGAGTTGCCCCGGGACACCGCGGGCTTCACGCGCCGCGAGTGCCCTGGCTGTCTGCGCCCCTTCAAGACCCGGCCGGGCCCGCATGACGCCCGGGCGCTGCTCCACAAGCTTCAGGCGTTCTTCGTGCTGGAGAACGCCCACGAGGGCGAGGAAGGGTTGCCCGTCTGGCGCTGCCCCTACTGTGGCCATCGCGCGGGGGCCGACGCGTTCCTCACGCCCGCGCAGCAGACCCACCTGGAGTCCGTGGCGCGCGCGTGGGGCAACCACGTCCGCTACGAGCAGCTCTCACACGTCACCCGCACCTTGTCGCTCAACCCGAGGCCGACGTTCGTCGCGGTGGCGCCCGAGTCATTGCCCGGTCCCATGGACCCGGAGCCGGACGAGCTCCTGCGCGTGATTCCCATGCTCTGCTGCGGCGAGGACGTGAAGCTGCTGTGGGATTGGGACCAGCTCATCTTCTGCCCCCGCTGTGGCGCGCGGCATGGGGGACTGAGCGGCCGGCAACAGGTCCACCTGGAGCTCATCCCGGAATAGCCGGCCGGGGTGGACGCGGGCCCTCGAGGACGGCAGGCTCGCGCGCCACCATGACGAAGGTCCCTTGGAGCGGGCTGCTCGCGGGCATCCTCGTGCTCGCCGCGAGCGCCGCCTCCGCGCACGACGCGGACATCCTCTACACGCAGGTGCGCCGGGCCGGTCCCGCGTCGCCCGAGGTGCGGCAGGTCCTGACGATGACCGCGTCCGCGCTGGGCCTGCTCGTCCCGGCGGACGCGGATGGAAATGGAACCGTGTCTCAAGCGGACCTGGACCTGCGCCGCGCCGCATTGGAGGTGGGGGTGTGGGACGCGATGCCGCTCACCGCGGGCGGCCAGCCCTGCACGCGCACGTCCCACGCCGCGCTCGTCCTGCAGACCTTCGTGGAGCTGTCGGCCACCTTCTCCTGCCCGGAGGGGGCGCTCGGCCAGCGCTACACCCTGCTGTCGCTCCTCCCCGCGGGCTACCGGGTCATCCTGGGCAGCGTGGCGGAAGGGGAGATGCCCGGCGCGCTCTTCGCGGACGCCGCGCAGCCGTCACTCTCCATTCCGGGTCCCGGCGAAACCACCCCATCGCCGGTGAGTGGCTTCGTGGGCTGGGTGGGGTTGGGAATGCGCCACATCTTCGAGGGCGTGGACCACCTGGCCTTCCTGCTGGCGGTGCTGCTGGTGGGGGGCGGGCTCAAGCGCGTGCTGCTCCTGGTGACGTCCTTCACCGTGGCGCACTCGCTCACGCTGGGGGCCACGGCGCTGGGGTGGATTGTCCTGGACGCGGAGCGCGGGCGCTGGGTGGAGGCCGCCATCGCCGCGTCCATCATCTACGTGGCGGTGGAGAACCTGGTGCTGCGCGAGCACCGCCACCGCGCGCTCATCACCTTCCTCTTCGGCCTGGTGCACGGCTTTGGCTTCGCGAGCGTGCTGGCGGGCTATGGCCTGGGAGACTCGGTGGCGAAGGGGCTGCTGGGCTTCAACCTGGGCGTGGAGCTGGGGCAGGCGCTGGTGGTCATCGTGTTGCTACCGCCACTGCGCATGCTTCAGCGCCGGCCCGCCGTGCACATCCGGGTGGTGCGAGTGTTGTCCGTGTGCATCCTCGCAGCTGGTGGGTACTGGATGGTCGAGCGGGCACTCGGTTGAATATGGCGGCACCCGTCCCTACGTTGATCTCGAAGAGGGTAGGGATCGGGGGACGTAGATGGGTGCGAGGCATACCCGGCTGGCCGCGGCACTGGCGGCCGCGTGGGAGGCGGAGGTCGTCTCCGCCCGACGGATGACGATGCTCGCCGAGCGAATCATGGACGCGAGAGTCCGCGCGAGGCTCATGGTGCTCGCCGCGTTCTGCCGCGCGCACGCCTCGCGGCTGCTCGCGCGGCTGGCCGCGCTGGGGCGGGGACCGCTGCCCGTGCCCCCCGAGGAGATCGAACTGGACGCGGACACGCTCCTGGAGCTGCGGCGGGAGGGCGCCTTCGCCCGGGCATCGGCCGCGCGGTATGAGACGACCGCGGAGCTGGCCCGCCAGCAGGCGGACCTGTCCTCCGCGTGGGTCTGCGAGCTCAACCGGACCGAGGAGCAGGACCGCGCCCGGGAGCTGCTCGCCCTGGCCGAGGGCGCCCTGGCTTCGACCGCCATGGTGAGCTCTCCCGCGGCCGCCGCGCCCGCCGACCCCTGAAAACACGCGCCGGAGGCTTGCTCTCCCGGTGACAGTCCGGGCCGCTTGGGCGTACAAACCCGCCCATGGCGAAGGAGAGCTACGACGACCTCATCTTTCAGCTCGGCGACCTCGCCCGGGACAGGCTCCCGGGCAAGCCGAACTGCCCCCGTTCCATGGACCGCGTCTACAAGGCGGAGGAAGCGGTGGTGGCGCGCCGCGAGGAACTGGCGGGGCTCGAGCAGGAGATGAACGACGAGGACGCCGCCTACCAGGGGTTCCAGGACGAACAGGCGGGGGAGAAGGTCGGCCTGTCAGCCACCGTCCGGAAGTGGAAGAAGGCGGTGGATGCCATCGACGGCAAGGTGAAGGAGCTCCGCAAGACGCTGGCCACCCGGCGCGCGGAACTCCGCTATGCCCAGGAGGGCCTCGGCAAGCTCGAGAAGAAGATCGAGGACATGGAGCTGACGCGGCAGGACCCCGCCCGCATCGACGTCGCGCGCACCAACCTCAAGAAGAACCGGCTGGCCCAGATGCGGCTCGGACGGGAGGTCGAGGACCTGGAGGCCCGTCTGGCCACCGCCCTCACGCCCGAACCCGGTCAGCCCGGCGCCCCCGGCATCCTGGCGCACAAGCGCATCCTGGAGATGGAGGATGAGGCCGAGGCCCGCCTGGCCGAGCATGATCAGCGCATGGCGGATCTGGATCAGGCCATCGCGAACATGGAGGAACAGGTGAAGGCCGCCGAGGATTATCTGGACCAGGCGCTGTTCCTGCTCGGGGAAGACGTGTACTCTCAGCGCATCGGTGATGCGCAACTCGCGGCGTTCTATCCGCGGCTTGATCGCGCACAGTGAGGCGGCCTGCCGCCCGTAGTGCTTGACGTGAGGGGCGTGTCTGCTACATTGCGCCGCTTCCTGGGGACCGCAGGGTAGTTCGCGGGCCAGATCATTGATTTTATTGGGTTTTTCCGCGCCTACGCGCGCTGGCAGTGTGAGGACGACGTGAAGGGTCTGATTGGCAAGAAGATCGGGATGACCCAGGTGTTCAACGACGAGGGCAACCTCGTTCCCGTGACGGTCATCGACGTGAGCACCTGCCAGGTCGTGGGCAAGCGTACCCCGGAGAAGGATCAGTACTCCGCGGTCACCCTGGGCTTTGGTGAGATTCGCGAGAAGATTCTGAACAAGTGTGAGCGGGGCTTCTTCAAGAAGAACAATGTCCCGTTCCGTCGCCACGTGAAGGAGTTCCGCGTCACGGTGGAGGAGTCCAGCTCCTTCAATGTGGGCGACGCCGTCAAGGCGGACCTGTTCTCCAAGGGCCAGCTCGTGGACGTCACGGGCGTGACCAAGGGTCGCGGCTTCTCCGGCGTCATGCGCCGCTGGAGCTTCAAGGGTTCGCAGACGAAGACGCACGGTACGCACGAGTATCAGCGTCACCCGGGCGCCATCGGTCAGCGTAAGACGCCTGGCCGTACGTACCCCAACAAGAAGATGCCCGGTCACTACGGCGTGGAGCAGGTCACCACCCAGAACCTGACGGTCATCGACGTGGACACGGAGAAGGGCCTCGTCCTGGTCAAGGGCGCTGTCCCCGGCCACAACAACGGCATCGTGTTCCTCCGTCCCAGCGTGAAGGTCGCGCTGCGCGAGCAGCACAAGGCCGCCAAGCGCGCCTGATCCGCTGTCGAGGGGCTTCCTTCGGGAAGCCCTCGTGAGACGCCCCGCTTCCGGGCCCGATTCGTTCGGGCATCCGGGCGGGGCGTTTGCTTTTTCCGGGTTGAAGTCGGGAGTCACGCGGGTGGGTATGAGTGTGCCCAGGGTGGAGACGCCCTGAGGTGGACCCTGCCCGGGCATGGGCATTCGCGGTCCGGGAAACGTTGACCGGTGGGCGGCGCGGGAGCTTGCAGGGGGAAAAGAGTTCCGCCTCTGGGGCCCCGTGGCTTGTCGTGAGTGGAAGGCGTGCGCACATGGATTCGCCACGAAGGGGCCTGCACGTGAGGTGGCAGGTGCCCGGGATGCGGGAGGCCGTTGACTCCCTCACACGGCGGCCCATGGGACTGGGGCCGGGCAGGAACCATGAACGCACGCACGCTTCGCGTTTTTGCTCCATTGATGATCTGCCTGACGGCCACGGGGGCCGCGGCTCAGGAGGCGGACGAGGCTGTCCTCGACAACGTCGTTGTCCGCAACCGGCTGTATGAGCCGGGAGGGCACCTGGAGGCCTCGCTGGGGGTGGGGCTGCCGCTGCAGACGCACCTGACGGCGCACTACTTCTTCGACGCGGGGCTGGCCTACAACGTCTTCAACACGTTGGCCGTCGAGGCGCGTGTGGGCTACGCGGCCAGCCGCCACACGGGGCTGGCGCGCTCCATCTCCGAGAGCTTCCTGGCGCGCGAGGACAAGCGCGTCACGGACGAGCTGGAAGACCTCTGGCAGATGAACTTCCACGGGGTGGCGGGGGTTCGCTGGGCGCCCATCTACGGGAAGCTCAGCCTGGTCTCCGACTTGCCCGCGCACTTCCAGGCCTACGTCTGGGCGGGTGGAGGCGTGGGGAGCTTCAAGCGCAACTCCGTCATCCAGTGCTCGCAGGTGGTGAACCGCGAGCTGGGCGTCTGTGACAACCGCACGGACCTGAATGACGCGGGCTCCGCGTCGGAGAACTACTGGGTGCGCGAGACACGCGTGGCGCCCATGGTGTCCGCGGCCGTGGGCTTCCGCTTCTTCATCCTCAACCGGCACGGACTGCGGCTGGAGCTGCGCGATTGGATCTTCCGGGACCAGTACCGCGTGAATCTGGTCCGCGATGACTGGGAGGCCGGCCGCGTGACGGGAGAGTCCGCGCGCAGTCCGGGGCTCACCCACCTGGTGCAGTTCGACCTTGGCTACACCTTCTCTTTCTAGGGCTCGTCGAACCATGCGACCGATTCTGTCCTTCGCGCTGCTCGTCGCGACGGCGGCCCAGGCCGCCCCGCGCTTTCCTCAACCCGAGAGGGTGCTCACCCAGGTGGAGGGCATGCGGTCCGTGCCCGCGCCGGGCGCGGAAACCGCCGTGCCTCCTCCGCCCGCGCGTCCCGAGCCGAAGCCGGAGGTGCCTCGGGCACCGGCTTCGCGCCCCGAGCCCGTCGCGCCCACGGAGGCACCTGCCGTGGAGCCCGCGCTCGCGCCCATGGAGGACACCTCGCCCGCGTCAGAGGTGGTGGAGATGCCCGGGCACGCGCGCGAGGTGGCCGCGCCGGTGACACCCGACGACGCGCCGTTGGTGGCGTCGACGGACGAGGCGCCCCGCACCACGGATGCACGGCAGCAGGAGTTGGTGAATGGCGCGCCGCTCTACAACCCGAACGTGTCGCTGCACATCGTCCAGAAGAAGCGCTTCGCGGACGAGAGCAAGCACGAGCTGGCGCTGTACCCGGCCGTCATCCAGGTGAATGGCAAGTACACCAATCACGCGGGCACGGCGCTGCACTACAGCTACCACCTGCAGGAGAACTTCGCGGTCCAGGTGACGGGCCAATACAACTGGCACACGAACGAGAGCGACTTCAACCTGGAGCTCATCGACAAGGTGCGCGAACAGGCGCAGGCGGCCTCGTCGCTGCTCCTGGTGTGGGGCGCGCAGGCGGGCGTGGAGGTGACGCCGCTGTACGGGAAGTTCGCGTTCCTCGACGACAAGCTGGCGCAGTTCAGCCTGGTGTTGAGCGGTGGCGCGGGCGTGGGCTCCACGCGGCACCTCATCCGCCCGGAGGTCTCCAACGAGGTGGATGGCAGGCGCTACACCGTGCCGGCGCGTTTTGGTGACACGGGGACCAAGTTCCTCGGCTCCGTGGGTGGCGGCTTCCGGCTCCAGTTCGGCGAGTCGTATGCGCTGCGCCTGGAGGTGCGGGACCTCATCTACACGGCCCGCGTGGACAAGGTGGATGGCTGCAACCTGTCGGACTTCGAGGCGCTGGAGGCCGCGCGCACCAGCGGGCAGGACTTCGGCTCCCTGCAACTGAGCAGCAGTTGCAAGTACCAGAAGTTCGACGGCGTGGACCCCAAGACGAAGAAGAACTACCGCGAGGACATCATCCTGGGGCGGGACCTGGTGGCCGAACCCTCCTCGGACGTCCTCAACAACATCAGCTTCTACGCGGGCTTCTCGTTCCTCTTCTGAGCGTGAGCGCGTCATGAGGGCACGATTCGCGATGAAACGACTGCTTCGACTCCTAGTCGTCCTGGCGCCGCTGTCGGTGGGCGCGCAGCAGGACCCGGGTGGCTACAACCGCGCGTTGGCCGCCTTCAACGCGGGGGACTTCGACACCGCCGCGCCGCTCTTCTTCCAGGCCTCGGAGGCTGGTGGCGACGCGCAGATGCGCGGCAAGGCCGAGTACTTCCTGGCCCAGTCGCTCGCGAAGAAGGGCCTGCCGGTGTCGGCCTTCATCTCCTACGCGGCCATCGTCAACGCCGGGCCTTCACACCCCTCGTACCTCAAGGGCGTGGAGGGGCTGGTGGACATGCAGCAGCAGCTCGATGAGCAGAACCTCATCCCCAGCATCCTCAACCAGGCGTACTCGGACGAGGTGCGGGACCAATGGGTGACGCTGCCCAAGGAGGTGCTCGCTCGCATCAACTACCTGGTGGGCACGGTGAGTCAGCGCCGCATGCGCTTCGAGGAGGCGCGGACGCTGCTGGAGGCCGTGCCGAAGGACAGCCGCGTCTACGCGAAGGCGCGCTACCTGCTGGGCGTGGTGCTGGCGGATCCCCGCTTCCCGGGGCGCCCGGGAGAGGCTGACACGCTGGACAAGGAGGCGCTGGCCGCGTTCAACGTCGCGCTGGCCGGGATGGAGCCGCAGGTGGAGCTCCAGGCGACGCAGCACCTGGCCCTCATCGCGCTGGGGCGGTTGCATTACCGTCGGGGAGAGTACGCGGAGGCCTCCGCGGCGTATGAGCAGGTGCCTCGCTACACGCGCTACTGGGACCAGGCCCTCTTCGAGAACGGCTTCGCGCGCTTCCAGAACGAGGACTTCGGCGGAGCGCTCGGCAGCCTCCAGGCGCTGCACGCGCCCCAGTTCGCCGGAGCCTTCCAGCCCGAGTCTTGGATTCTCAAGGCGACCGTCTATTACTACTCGTGCCTCTACGACGAGGTGAAGACGACGCTGGCGGCCTTCGATGCGCTGTATGGCCCCATGGCGAAAGAGCTGGAGCCGTTCGCCGCCGAGGACGGGGACCTGGTGAAGACGTACAACCTGGTCGCCTCGGAGAACAAGGGACTGCCGCGCCCGGTGTACCTGTGGATGCGCAACAACGAGCGCATCCGTGAAGTGATGCGCGTGCTCGCGCGGCTGGACTCGGAGAAACGAAGCCTGGCCGTGGGGCCCTGGCACGGCACGCCGCTGGCGAAGCAGACGGTGGCCGCGCTGGAGGACGTGCGCGGCACGCTGTTGCAGGTGGGAGGGACTCTGGCGCGCAGCCGCATGCGCGAGGCGGTGGACAACCTGCGGACGTTCTCCGACCAGGCGGAAATCATCCGAGTGCAGACAGCGCTGGATGAGAAGGACCTGTTGCAGGCGGGGGTGGACCAGAAGGCATTGCTCACGCGCCAGTCGCTCTATCGTCCCAAGATGCCGGGGGCGGCGTGGAACTACTGGAAGTTCCAGGGCGAGTTCTGGATCGACGAGATTGGTTACTACCAATACACGCTGAAGCGCGGCTGCCCGGCGAAGACGTCGGAAACACAGACGCCTTGACGCCGTGAGCGCGCGGTGCCCGCCACTTCTCAATGAAGGAGTGCGCGTCTACTTTCGTTCGTCCCTTGTCGCCGGGCGAACGGCGGTGCGGTGGTCGGGGCGGCTTCACAGGCGGGGGCTGGCATGAAGGTGGTGCTTCGTTTCGGTGCGCTGGCGGTGAGCGTGGCGCTCGCCGCGGGCGGGGTGGGGGAGGCGGCGGAAGCGCCCGCGCGCAAGGCGGTGAAGAAGCCCGCGGCGTCGTCGGTGTCGAAGCCTTCCAATGCGGCGGAGAAGGGCGGACGAAAAGGAGCGCAGGCGAAGAAGGCGGAGGCGAAGCCGCAACCTCCTCCCGGGGTGGCGCCCGAGGACGTGCGGCGAGGCCCCGCGCGCGTGAAGCCCGCGACGGCGAAGTTCGCGGACGTCCCGCGCATCGCGGACTCGAGGAAGAACGCGCTGGCGGACAAGAAGCGCGACGAGGCCATCGAGGCCTTCAAGCGCCTCATCCCCAAGCTCCAGGATGGCAACCCGCAGAAGGCGGAGATGCTCTACCGGTTGTCGGAGCTGTACTGGGAGAAGTCGAAGTACCTCTACCAGCTCGAGATGGACCGCTTCCTCGCGGCGGAGAAGAGGGCCGACGAGGCGGTCGCGCGAGGCGAGAAGTCGGAGGCCCCCAAGCAGGACCATCGCGAGAGTGAGCGTTTCCGCGCGGAGACGATGGACATCTACGCGGCCATCCTCCGGGGCTATCCCAACTATCCGCAGCGCGACGAAGTCCTCTTCTCCATGGGCTACAACCTCTACGAGTTGGGCCGGCGCGAGGAGGCCGTGGCCCGCTACGAGGAACTCATCGAGGAGTTTCCCCGCTCGCAGTTCGTGCCCGACGCGTACATCCAACTGGGCAACCACTACTTCGAGTCCAACAAGCTCATCCCCGCCAAGGCCAACTACGAGAAGGCTCGCGACTCGCGTGTGCCGAAGATCTACGGCTACGCCGTCTACAAGCTGTCCTGGTGTGACTACAACACGGGCGACTACGAGGCGGGCCTCCAGAAGCTCCATGAAGTGGTGGACTACGCCGCGAAGCAGTCGGAGCTGGGTGACCTCCGCACGGAGGCGCTCAATGACCTGACGGTCTTCTACGTCCAGCTCGACCAGCCCAAGCAGGCCATCGCCTACTTCCGCGCGAACGCTCCCGCGACGCGGCAGGGCCGGCTCATCGCCAAGACCGCGGCGGGCCTGGTCGACGCGGGCCACTTCGACAGCGCCATCCTCTTGTACCGCACGCTCATCGACGGTGACCCGATGGGCGTCAGCGCGCCCGAGTATCAGCAAGCCATCGTCCGCGCCTTCGAGGGCCTGCGTCAGCGCCAGCAGGTCCGCAAGGAGATGAAGCGGATGGTGGACCTCTACAGCCCCGGTGGCGAGTGGTGGAGCGCCAACGGGGGCAAGTCCACCGTCCTGCGCAACGCCTTCAACGTCACGGAAGAGGCGATGCGCGTCATGGTGACGGAATACCACCAGGAGGCGCAGAAGACGCGGCAGGTGGAGACCTACCGGCTGGCGCGAGACATCTACAAGCAATACGTGGATGCGTTCGCCTCCAACTCCAACCCGGACTTCGTGGCGGACTCCGCGTTCAACCTCCGCTTCTTCTACGCGGAGATTCTCTGGGCCCTCGAGGAGTGGGAGGCCGCGGCGGCCGGGTACGACGCCGTCGTCGCGTTCAAGATTCCGGACCGTGACTCCGCGCGCGAGGTCTCCAACGAGAGCTACCGCAAGAGCGCCGCGTTCAACGCCATCCTCGCCTACGACAAGCTGGTGAAGATTGAACGGGGCCAGCTCGCCAAGAGCGACCTGAAGGAAGGCCAGAAGGTCGACGAGAAGAAGGACAAGGGTGACGTCGCCCGGCAGAAGATCGTCAAGCGCGACGCGAAGGAGCGCGAGGCCGAACCGCTCACGCGCTTCGAGGAGCACCTGGTGTCCGCGTGCGACACCTTCGTGAAGCTCTTCCCGGACACGCAGGATGAAATCGACCTGCGCTACCAGGCGGCGGTCATCCTCTATGACCGTGCCCACTTCGTGGACGCGGCGCACCGCTTCGGCGAAATCATCGAAAAGTTCCCGGAGGAGCGCCGCTCGCGTGACGCGGCGGACCTCACGATGTACGTGCTGGAGAGTCGGCAGGAGTGGCTGGAGCTCTCCACGTTGTCGCGGCGGTTCCTTGAGAACAAGAAGCTGGCCAA from Myxococcus stipitatus carries:
- a CDS encoding lmo0937 family membrane protein, with translation MGMILLVLWCLGLTAGSTEGDWIHLFLLFALVALVLGVVSRGRRAAAT
- a CDS encoding HupE/UreJ family protein translates to MTKVPWSGLLAGILVLAASAASAHDADILYTQVRRAGPASPEVRQVLTMTASALGLLVPADADGNGTVSQADLDLRRAALEVGVWDAMPLTAGGQPCTRTSHAALVLQTFVELSATFSCPEGALGQRYTLLSLLPAGYRVILGSVAEGEMPGALFADAAQPSLSIPGPGETTPSPVSGFVGWVGLGMRHIFEGVDHLAFLLAVLLVGGGLKRVLLLVTSFTVAHSLTLGATALGWIVLDAERGRWVEAAIAASIIYVAVENLVLREHRHRALITFLFGLVHGFGFASVLAGYGLGDSVAKGLLGFNLGVELGQALVVIVLLPPLRMLQRRPAVHIRVVRVLSVCILAAGGYWMVERALG
- the rplC gene encoding 50S ribosomal protein L3, encoding MKGLIGKKIGMTQVFNDEGNLVPVTVIDVSTCQVVGKRTPEKDQYSAVTLGFGEIREKILNKCERGFFKKNNVPFRRHVKEFRVTVEESSSFNVGDAVKADLFSKGQLVDVTGVTKGRGFSGVMRRWSFKGSQTKTHGTHEYQRHPGAIGQRKTPGRTYPNKKMPGHYGVEQVTTQNLTVIDVDTEKGLVLVKGAVPGHNNGIVFLRPSVKVALREQHKAAKRA
- a CDS encoding outer membrane beta-barrel domain-containing protein gives rise to the protein MNARTLRVFAPLMICLTATGAAAQEADEAVLDNVVVRNRLYEPGGHLEASLGVGLPLQTHLTAHYFFDAGLAYNVFNTLAVEARVGYAASRHTGLARSISESFLAREDKRVTDELEDLWQMNFHGVAGVRWAPIYGKLSLVSDLPAHFQAYVWAGGGVGSFKRNSVIQCSQVVNRELGVCDNRTDLNDAGSASENYWVRETRVAPMVSAAVGFRFFILNRHGLRLELRDWIFRDQYRVNLVRDDWEAGRVTGESARSPGLTHLVQFDLGYTFSF
- a CDS encoding outer membrane beta-barrel domain-containing protein, encoding MRPILSFALLVATAAQAAPRFPQPERVLTQVEGMRSVPAPGAETAVPPPPARPEPKPEVPRAPASRPEPVAPTEAPAVEPALAPMEDTSPASEVVEMPGHAREVAAPVTPDDAPLVASTDEAPRTTDARQQELVNGAPLYNPNVSLHIVQKKRFADESKHELALYPAVIQVNGKYTNHAGTALHYSYHLQENFAVQVTGQYNWHTNESDFNLELIDKVREQAQAASSLLLVWGAQAGVEVTPLYGKFAFLDDKLAQFSLVLSGGAGVGSTRHLIRPEVSNEVDGRRYTVPARFGDTGTKFLGSVGGGFRLQFGESYALRLEVRDLIYTARVDKVDGCNLSDFEALEAARTSGQDFGSLQLSSSCKYQKFDGVDPKTKKNYREDIILGRDLVAEPSSDVLNNISFYAGFSFLF
- a CDS encoding tetratricopeptide repeat protein, with product MKRLLRLLVVLAPLSVGAQQDPGGYNRALAAFNAGDFDTAAPLFFQASEAGGDAQMRGKAEYFLAQSLAKKGLPVSAFISYAAIVNAGPSHPSYLKGVEGLVDMQQQLDEQNLIPSILNQAYSDEVRDQWVTLPKEVLARINYLVGTVSQRRMRFEEARTLLEAVPKDSRVYAKARYLLGVVLADPRFPGRPGEADTLDKEALAAFNVALAGMEPQVELQATQHLALIALGRLHYRRGEYAEASAAYEQVPRYTRYWDQALFENGFARFQNEDFGGALGSLQALHAPQFAGAFQPESWILKATVYYYSCLYDEVKTTLAAFDALYGPMAKELEPFAAEDGDLVKTYNLVASENKGLPRPVYLWMRNNERIREVMRVLARLDSEKRSLAVGPWHGTPLAKQTVAALEDVRGTLLQVGGTLARSRMREAVDNLRTFSDQAEIIRVQTALDEKDLLQAGVDQKALLTRQSLYRPKMPGAAWNYWKFQGEFWIDEIGYYQYTLKRGCPAKTSETQTP
- a CDS encoding tetratricopeptide repeat protein — encoded protein: MKVVLRFGALAVSVALAAGGVGEAAEAPARKAVKKPAASSVSKPSNAAEKGGRKGAQAKKAEAKPQPPPGVAPEDVRRGPARVKPATAKFADVPRIADSRKNALADKKRDEAIEAFKRLIPKLQDGNPQKAEMLYRLSELYWEKSKYLYQLEMDRFLAAEKRADEAVARGEKSEAPKQDHRESERFRAETMDIYAAILRGYPNYPQRDEVLFSMGYNLYELGRREEAVARYEELIEEFPRSQFVPDAYIQLGNHYFESNKLIPAKANYEKARDSRVPKIYGYAVYKLSWCDYNTGDYEAGLQKLHEVVDYAAKQSELGDLRTEALNDLTVFYVQLDQPKQAIAYFRANAPATRQGRLIAKTAAGLVDAGHFDSAILLYRTLIDGDPMGVSAPEYQQAIVRAFEGLRQRQQVRKEMKRMVDLYSPGGEWWSANGGKSTVLRNAFNVTEEAMRVMVTEYHQEAQKTRQVETYRLARDIYKQYVDAFASNSNPDFVADSAFNLRFFYAEILWALEEWEAAAAGYDAVVAFKIPDRDSAREVSNESYRKSAAFNAILAYDKLVKIERGQLAKSDLKEGQKVDEKKDKGDVARQKIVKRDAKEREAEPLTRFEEHLVSACDTFVKLFPDTQDEIDLRYQAAVILYDRAHFVDAAHRFGEIIEKFPEERRSRDAADLTMYVLESRQEWLELSTLSRRFLENKKLAKPGSEFAARVARVVEGSHYKWVDEVVYKQEKNPKKAAEEFLKFVKEFPKSENADRALTYAMSIAQETGELDRGIAAGERVLAEYPRSPFELKVRYTLAGLYEKIAEYRKAASMAEAFIATYDAVSDSEAPDSKNKERKASRARPAPKKGEAQVTEEDVATRAAQLAAERKLLVDEAGAWVADAQFNAGVWWEGAGEAQKAVAAYNTYVSRFRERKDVPQVAFSAALVWEKEHKWSEAARAFGAFADGFGRDSRATPSQLYLARYHELLAWQRLKAKREQEQLQGELVRSWSRLPEAARKDAAVLNAYAHARFLALEPAWRRYSEIRFSRVSTIRRDLAAKQRDIQRVEKEYLAVLATGSGEWGIASLTRIGLAYADFARNIMDSPDPKGLDEEQVGMYRAELENLALPLEDKSNEALEKALEKAYELGIYSSWTLTAQDQVNRFHPGTYAQVRQVDFRASDALALAELAREPGDATAASATPVPHSTPQTTPAAPSSPSGQREGTPNPPASEDRTQAPTAEAKEVRP